The following coding sequences are from one Papilio machaon chromosome 8, ilPapMach1.1, whole genome shotgun sequence window:
- the LOC106714315 gene encoding pickpocket protein 28, translating to MNSNKSVNGTKSFIKKLSVLNVVIKKAKSYLRLFFETSSIHGLNHFVAPRRHPCEISLWLSVVCLSLFGAMYLSHTTWVRYQSSPTVVSMERDMFAWNTTFPAITICIENKIDEEKLENYIRNSEDTDKSKLREFVKALANASFQTFESLPRYGAVPADHYMRLILELTPDFKPDINIGAAGVTLGLVPTITEMGLCYSFNSKVAIYNSPTYREADKWNLVKTENETFFIHPLDGEVFAQLINISASYSVYIHGPYEVPDISTKYQQSSKNFYMKIYVTAVTVYTSSEAAKLSIGQRRCRFPHENNLKHNAIYTYTLCRMECRIKLCLKFCGCVPHFYRTIRDEKTCDVDGLHCLSKYKDILYKLRDDSDKKVSCECYPICDDINYVIQTSARQEWFLGTNLQWGIVTYPRMRYRRDIIFGFTDVLVAVGGMAGLFLGCSVLSFTEIVYFLSLRLYWYCRGR from the exons ATGAATTCCAATAAGAGTGTTAATGGAACAAAGTCTTTTATAAAGAAACTATCAGTTTTGAATGTTGTAATAAAGAAAGCGAAATCATATCTgcgtttattttttgaaacatCGTCTATTCATGGACTAAACCATTTCGTGGCTCCAAGACGTCATCCTTGTGAAAT TTCCCTATGGTTGTCTGTGGTATGTCTGTCTTTATTTGGCGCCATGTATCTTTCTCACACAACATGGGTGAGGTACCAGTCCTCGCCCACCGTGGTCTCTATGGAGCGGGACATGTTTGCTTGGAACACCACATTTCCAGCAATAACTATATgcatcgaaaataaaattgatgaagaaaaacttgaaaattatattag AAATTCTGAGGATACTGACAAATCGAAGCTACGAGAATTCGTTAAAGCACTGGCGAATGCGTCGTTCCAAACGTTCGAGTCGCTGCCGCGCTACGGAGCGGTGCCTGCCGACCACTACATGCGGCTGATCCTCGAGCTCACGCCGGACTTCAAGCCGGACATCAACATTGGCGCCGCGGGAGTCACTCTCGGTCTCGTACCTACCATCACCGAAATGGGCCTTTGTTATTCTTTCAACTCTAAAGTTGCTATCTACAATTCTCCCAC TTACAGGGAAGCTGACAAGTGGAATCTTGTGAAAACTGagaatgaaacattttttattcatcccCTGGACGGAGAGGTGTTTGCTCAGCTCATCAACATTTCAGCTTCTTATAGT GTTTACATTCATGGGCCATACGAAGTTCCAGACATTTCAACTAAATATCAGCAATCATCGAAAAATTTCTATATGAAGATCTATGTGACTGCTGTGACCGTGTACACTTCATCGGAAGCTGCTAA attaagcATTGGTCAACGGCGATGCAGATTTCCCCATGAGAACAATCTGAAGCATAACGCCATATACACGTACACCTTGTGTCGCATGGAGTGCAGAATTAAGTTATGCCTCAAGTTTTGTGGATGTGTTCCACATTTTTATAGAACAATAC gCGATGAAAAAACTTGTGACGTCGACGGCTTGCATTgtttgtcaaaatataaag atatacTATATAAACTGCGCGACGATTCCGACAAGAAAGTGAGCTGCGAGTGCTACCCGATCTGTGACGACATAAACTATGTCATTCAAACAAGT GCACGACAAGAGTGGTTTTTAGGCACCAACTTACAATGGGGTATTGTCACCTATCCCCGCATGAGGTACCGACGAGACATCATTTTTGGATTTACTGATGTCCTTG TAGCGGTAGGCGGTATGGCGGGCCTCTTCCTGGGCTGCAGTGTGCTCAGCTTCACTGAGATTGTGTACTTCCTCAGCTTGCGCCTGTACTGGTACTGCCGAGGTCGTTGA